The DNA region GAAGGGCCGCCAGACCGTTGAGGGCTGTGAATATCCAGTCCCTTGGTGGCAGGTAAGCGTAGACCGTAAGGAGCGCTGATGCGGTGAAGTACACTAAGATGAACTTAAGGTTCAGCGGACAGTTCTTGGTCTTTATTGTCTCCCAGGTCTGCGGTACCCACGAGCCCACCAGGAGCAGCATCCCCACGAGTCCAAGGAGTTCAACGCCCGACATTTTATCCCCCCATCCCGGCAAGGGGGTGAGTAGAAAAACATTTTGAACTGAGAGGACTCAAAAAGTGAGAAAAATCCACCGTGTTTGCTCAGAAAAATGAAAAACGCTCACTTCTCATTGATTACCTTGACCATCCCGAAGCCATACTTTGTTTTCTCCCCAAAGCCAAGGTCATAGGCGAACTTTGCTATCTCCTCCGACCCGGTGTACCTGAACACCATAAGGGATCCACGGTAGTAGGTATCGGCAACGAGTATTCTAACCGGCTTGAACTTTATGACATCAATCGAGAAGGAGCTGTCTTCCGGGGTAGTGCCGTAGAGCTCCGTGTACCTGAGGAGAACTACCTTCCTGAACTTGTCGAAGAAAGTGGGTTCGCTGGGATAGAGGTCCCATATCTTCATTCTTCCATTGGAAAATTTAACTGTCCTCACGACTATCGGGCTGAGGGTCGAGAACATGGCGGTGTTCTTTATCTCCGGTTCCCGCAGGGGCTTAACGTCCTCGGCTACAAAATCCGTTTCCCCAATCCTCATCGTGGGATTCAGAATAAAACCTTCGACCATCGCTGTTATTATGCCTGGCGAGTGGGATGAAACGTAGAGAGAAACGGAATCGCTCAGAATTCTCATGCCAACTTCCGGAAGGAGCTCCCTCTTCCTGATCAGTATCCTTGAGAAAGTCAATAAATCAACGCTGCTTACCTCTATTTTCCTTGCAAGCTCTGGATCCACCAGCGATACCTTATCCACTAT from Thermococcus zilligii AN1 includes:
- a CDS encoding PQ-loop domain-containing transporter; the encoded protein is MSGVELLGLVGMLLLVGSWVPQTWETIKTKNCPLNLKFILVYFTASALLTVYAYLPPRDWIFTALNGLAALQSGVNLYVKLRYL
- the cas6 gene encoding CRISPR-associated endoribonuclease Cas6, with product MRVEIKLRPVGDNPILPFNYNYEVYRQIVDKVSLVDPELARKIEVSSVDLLTFSRILIRKRELLPEVGMRILSDSVSLYVSSHSPGIITAMVEGFILNPTMRIGETDFVAEDVKPLREPEIKNTAMFSTLSPIVVRTVKFSNGRMKIWDLYPSEPTFFDKFRKVVLLRYTELYGTTPEDSSFSIDVIKFKPVRILVADTYYRGSLMVFRYTGSEEIAKFAYDLGFGEKTKYGFGMVKVINEK